A single genomic interval of Electrophorus electricus isolate fEleEle1 chromosome 2, fEleEle1.pri, whole genome shotgun sequence harbors:
- the LOC113571413 gene encoding AP-3 complex subunit beta-2 isoform X7, whose protein sequence is MSSSSAFNDEKGGSSSVGEPEYGHDPASGGIFSSDYKRHDDLKEMLDSNKDSLKLEAMKRIVAMVARGKNASDLFPAVVKNVACKNIEVKKLVYVYLVRYAEEQQDLALLSISTFQRGLKDPNQLIRASALRVLSSIRVTIIVPIMMLAIKEAASDMSPYVRKTAAHAIPKLYSLDPEQKDQLIEVIEKLLADKTTLVAGSVVMAFEEVCPERIELIHKNYRKLCNLLIDVEEWGQVVIINMLTRYARTQFLNPNINESLLEEGGEKEFYASDDDEDDEEKKAEAAALAKRKPYVMDPDHRLLLRNTKPLLQSRNAAVVMAVAQLYFHLAPKAEVGVIAKALVRLLRSHSEVQYVVLQNVATMTIKRRGMFEPHLKSFYIRSTDPTQIKILKLEVLTNLASETNISTILREFQTYIKSMDKDFVAATIEAIGRCATNIGEVRDTCLNGLVQLLSNRDELVVAESVVVIKKLLQMQPEQHSEIIKHMAKLIDNIQVPMARASILWLIGEYCEHVPKIAPDVLRKMAKTFTNEEDIVKLQILNLAAKLYLTNSKQTKLLTQYVLNLAKYDQNYDIRDRARFIRQLIVPTDKSGALSKYAKKLFLALKPAPVLESPFKDRDHFQLGSLSHLLNTKAGGYQELPEWPDSAPDPSVRNVEVPEWSKCTSRKERKEKKVEKPFYSDSEGESGPTESADSESDSGSRSESDSEQTGSGSESEESVEESQSEEEEDEEEEKMKKKKKVDKSQPKKSESAESDQSSGEEQKKERKGVKQRRSGSESESEEESESESSESESGSEEDSESDTDTRKKKKTPASKPTAKDTKKESKKETKEISLLDLDDFAPTSSPQVTPVNNFLSSSLASDLEGLSLTDTVLAPTTIAPSASVRMYELLHRITGEGLGVEYCFNRQAFSPDPHMVAVQIHFTNNTSCETKNLHIEEPKLQSGMRIKEFPEIDMLPAGESVSVVMGIDFCDSTQAANFQLCTHTRKFFVSIQPPVGELMTPIFLTENEFKKEQGQLMGMNEISDKLTLGEKCQNDHSIIERVNATANLGRVPCGSDKDCRFAGKTVSSGSLVLVTVARKEGGGAQLTVNCEKMVIGTMLMKDILHALMQ, encoded by the exons GTAAAGaaacttgtgtatgtgtatttggtACGATATGCCGAGGAGCAACAGGACCTGGCTCTACTCTCCATCTCTACTTTCCAGCGGGGACTCAAG GATCCTAATCAGCTGATCCGTGCAAGTGCCTTGCGTGTCCTCTCCAGCATCAGAGTCACTATCATCGTGCCCATTATGATGTTAGCCATTAAAGAGGCTGCCTCTGATATGTCTCCATATGTCCGTAAGACGGCTGCCCATGCCATCCCCAAGCTCTACAG CTTGGACCCTGAGCAGAAGGACCAGTTAATTGAGGTCATTGAAAAGCTGCTTGCTGATAAGACCACC ctGGTAGCAGGCAGTGTAGTAATGGCATTTGAAGAGGTGTGTCCAGAGCGGATTGAGCTGATCCATAAGAACTACCGTAAACTCTGTAACCTGCTCATCGATGTGGAGGAGTGGGGTCAGGTGGTTATCATCAACATGCTCACCCGCTATGCCAGGACCCAGTTCCTCAACCCCAACATTAAT gaGTCCCTGctggaggagggtggagagaagGAGTTTTACGCCTCTGacgatgatgaggatgatgaagagaaGAAGGCTGAGGCAGCTGCTCTGGCCAAGAGAAAGCCTTACGTTATGGACCCTGACCACAGACTGTTGCTCAGGAACACCAAGCCCCTTCTCCAGAGCCGCAACGCTGCT gtgGTGATGGCCGTAGCTCAGCTCTATTTCCATCTTGCCCCTAAGGCTGAAGTGGGCGTCATTGCTAAGGCTCTAGTGAGGCTGTTGAGGAGccacag tgaAGTTCAATATGTAGTTCTACAAAATGTTGCCACCATGACGATTAAAAGGAGG GGAATGTTTGAGCCACACCTGAAGAGCTTCTATATAAGGTCTACTGATCCCACACAGATCAAAATTCTCAAG CTTGAAGTTTTAACCAACTTGGCAAGTGAAACAAACATATCTACCATTCTGAGAGAGTTCCAG ACCTACATCAAAAGCATGGACAAAGACTTTGTGGCAGCCACTATCGAGGCCATTGGCCGCTGTGCCACCAACATCGGGGAGGTGAGAGACACCTGCCTGAACGGCTTGGTGCAGCTCCTCTCAAACAGAGATG AGCTGGTCGTAGCTGAATCTGTGGTGGTAATTAAGAAACTCCTGCAGATGCAGCCCGAGCAGCACAGTGAAATCATCAAGCACATGGCCAAGCTCATTGATAACATACAG GTGCCGATGGCCAGAGCCAGCATCCTGTGGCTGATCGGCGAGTACTGTGAACATGTGCCTAAAATTGCTCCTGATGTTCTGCGGAAAATGGCCAAGACCTTCACCAATGAGGAGGACATTGTCAAGCTTCAAATCCTCAACTTGGCTGCTAAGCTCTACCTAACAAACTCAAAGCAG ACCAAGCTCCTCACGCAGTATGTGTTGAACTTGGCAAAGTATGATCAGAACTATGACATCAGAGATCGTGCGCGCTTCATTCGTCAGCTCATTGTTCCTACTGACAAGAGTGGAGCTCTGAGCAAATATGCCAAGAAGCTGTTCCTGGCCCTCAAACCTGCTCCTGTGCTGGAGTCTCCATTTAAAG ACAGAGACCATTTCCagctgggctctctctctcacctgctcaACACCAAAGCAGGCGGCTACCAAGAGTTGCCTGAATGGCCCGACTCAGCACCCGACCCCTCCGTGCGCAACGTGGAG GTTCCAGAGTGGAGTAAATGTACCAGCAGGAAGGAGCGTAAGGAGAAGAAGGTGGAAAAGCCATTCTACTCTGACTCGGAGGGAGAATCTGGACCCACAGAGTCAGCTGACAGTG AGTCAGATTCAGGTAGTAGGTCAGAGAGTGACAGTGAGCAGACTGGTTCTGGCTCAGAGAGTGAAGAGAGTGTGGAGGAATCACagtctgaggaagaggaggatgaagaagaggagaagatgaagaaaaagaagaaagtagACAAGAGCCAACCAAAGAAATCTGAGAGTGCTGAGAG TGATCAAAGCAGTGGAgaggagcagaaaaaagaaaggaaaggagtCAAACAGCGGAGAAGCGGCTCTGAGTcggagagtgaggaggagagcGAGTCTGAGAGCAGCGAGTCAGAGTCAGGATCAGAGGAAGACTCAGAGTCAGATACAGACaccaggaagaagaagaag ACACCTGCATCAAAGCCAACTGCAAAGGATACcaaaaaagagagcaagaaagagaccAAGGAAATATCACTGCTGGATCTGGATGACT TTGCACCTACTTCCTCACCTCAAGTGACTCCAGTAAACAACTTCCTGTCCAGCAGCCTGGCAAGTGATCTAGAGGGGTTGTCACTCACTGACACTGTACTCGCCCCCACC ACCATCGCGCCATCGGCCTCCGTGAGGATGTACGAGCTGTTGCACCGAATCACGGGCGAGGGTCTGGGAGTGGAGTACTGCTTCAACAGGCAGGCCTTCAGCCCTGACCCACACATGGTGGCTGTGCAGATCCACTTCACCAACAACACCAGCTGTGAGACAAAGAACCTGCACATAGAAGAACCCAAACTGCAGTCCGGCATGAGGATCAAGGAGTTCCCGGAAATCG ATATGTTACCTGCTGGAGAATCAGTTAGTGTGGTAATGGGCATCGATTTTTGTGACTCCACGCAAGCAGCCAATTTCCAGCTTTG CACCCACACCCGGAAGTTCTTCGTGTCAATCCAGCCACCGGTGGGAGAGCTGATGACACCTATCTTTCTGACAGAGAATGAGTTTAAGAAGGAGCAAG GTCAGTTAATGGGAATGAATGAAATCTCAGACAAGCTGACCCTCGGGGAGAAGTGTCAGAACGATCATTCCATCATAGAGCGGGTCAACGCCACGGCTAACCTCGGCAGGGTACCCTGTGGCTCTGACAAAGACTGCAG GTTCGCTGGCAAGACGGTGAGCAGCGGAAGCCTTGTGCTGGTCACCGTTGCCAgaaaggaagggggaggggcccAGCTCACGGTGAACTGTGAAAAGATGGTGATTGGTACAATGCTCATGAAGGACATCCTCCACGCCCTGATGCAGTGA
- the LOC113571413 gene encoding AP-3 complex subunit beta-2 isoform X4: MSSSSAFNDEKGGSSSVGEPEYGHDPASGGIFSSDYKRHDDLKEMLDSNKDSLKLEAMKRIVAMVARGKNASDLFPAVVKNVACKNIEVKKLVYVYLVRYAEEQQDLALLSISTFQRGLKDPNQLIRASALRVLSSIRVTIIVPIMMLAIKEAASDMSPYVRKTAAHAIPKLYSLDPEQKDQLIEVIEKLLADKTTLVAGSVVMAFEEVCPERIELIHKNYRKLCNLLIDVEEWGQVVIINMLTRYARTQFLNPNINESLLEEGGEKEFYASDDDEDDEEKKAEAAALAKRKPYVMDPDHRLLLRNTKPLLQSRNAAVVMAVAQLYFHLAPKAEVGVIAKALVRLLRSHSEVQYVVLQNVATMTIKRRGMFEPHLKSFYIRSTDPTQIKILKLEVLTNLASETNISTILREFQTYIKSMDKDFVAATIEAIGRCATNIGEVRDTCLNGLVQLLSNRDELVVAESVVVIKKLLQMQPEQHSEIIKHMAKLIDNIQVPMARASILWLIGEYCEHVPKIAPDVLRKMAKTFTNEEDIVKLQILNLAAKLYLTNSKQTKLLTQYVLNLAKYDQNYDIRDRARFIRQLIVPTDKSGALSKYAKKLFLALKPAPVLESPFKDRDHFQLGSLSHLLNTKAGGYQELPEWPDSAPDPSVRNVEVPEWSKCTSRKERKEKKVEKPFYSDSEGESGPTESADSESDSGSRSESDSEQTGSGSESEESVEESQSEEEEDEEEEKMKKKKKVDKSQPKKSESAESDQSSGEEQKKERKGVKQRRSGSESESEEESESESSESESGSEEDSESDTDTRKKKKTPASKPTAKDTKKESKKETKEISLLDLDDFAPTSSPQVTPVNNFLSSSLASDLEGLSLTDTVLAPTTIAPSASVRMYELLHRITGEGLGVEYCFNRQAFSPDPHMVAVQIHFTNNTSCETKNLHIEEPKLQSGMRIKEFPEIDMLPAGESVSVVMGIDFCDSTQAANFQLCTHTRKFFVSIQPPVGELMTPIFLTENEFKKEQGQLMGMNEISDKLTLGEKCQNDHSIIERVNATANLGRVPCGSDKDCSLPVPPPSSPPVSRFAGKTVSSGSLVLVTVARKEGGGAQLTVNCEKMVIGTMLMKDILHALMQ, from the exons GTAAAGaaacttgtgtatgtgtatttggtACGATATGCCGAGGAGCAACAGGACCTGGCTCTACTCTCCATCTCTACTTTCCAGCGGGGACTCAAG GATCCTAATCAGCTGATCCGTGCAAGTGCCTTGCGTGTCCTCTCCAGCATCAGAGTCACTATCATCGTGCCCATTATGATGTTAGCCATTAAAGAGGCTGCCTCTGATATGTCTCCATATGTCCGTAAGACGGCTGCCCATGCCATCCCCAAGCTCTACAG CTTGGACCCTGAGCAGAAGGACCAGTTAATTGAGGTCATTGAAAAGCTGCTTGCTGATAAGACCACC ctGGTAGCAGGCAGTGTAGTAATGGCATTTGAAGAGGTGTGTCCAGAGCGGATTGAGCTGATCCATAAGAACTACCGTAAACTCTGTAACCTGCTCATCGATGTGGAGGAGTGGGGTCAGGTGGTTATCATCAACATGCTCACCCGCTATGCCAGGACCCAGTTCCTCAACCCCAACATTAAT gaGTCCCTGctggaggagggtggagagaagGAGTTTTACGCCTCTGacgatgatgaggatgatgaagagaaGAAGGCTGAGGCAGCTGCTCTGGCCAAGAGAAAGCCTTACGTTATGGACCCTGACCACAGACTGTTGCTCAGGAACACCAAGCCCCTTCTCCAGAGCCGCAACGCTGCT gtgGTGATGGCCGTAGCTCAGCTCTATTTCCATCTTGCCCCTAAGGCTGAAGTGGGCGTCATTGCTAAGGCTCTAGTGAGGCTGTTGAGGAGccacag tgaAGTTCAATATGTAGTTCTACAAAATGTTGCCACCATGACGATTAAAAGGAGG GGAATGTTTGAGCCACACCTGAAGAGCTTCTATATAAGGTCTACTGATCCCACACAGATCAAAATTCTCAAG CTTGAAGTTTTAACCAACTTGGCAAGTGAAACAAACATATCTACCATTCTGAGAGAGTTCCAG ACCTACATCAAAAGCATGGACAAAGACTTTGTGGCAGCCACTATCGAGGCCATTGGCCGCTGTGCCACCAACATCGGGGAGGTGAGAGACACCTGCCTGAACGGCTTGGTGCAGCTCCTCTCAAACAGAGATG AGCTGGTCGTAGCTGAATCTGTGGTGGTAATTAAGAAACTCCTGCAGATGCAGCCCGAGCAGCACAGTGAAATCATCAAGCACATGGCCAAGCTCATTGATAACATACAG GTGCCGATGGCCAGAGCCAGCATCCTGTGGCTGATCGGCGAGTACTGTGAACATGTGCCTAAAATTGCTCCTGATGTTCTGCGGAAAATGGCCAAGACCTTCACCAATGAGGAGGACATTGTCAAGCTTCAAATCCTCAACTTGGCTGCTAAGCTCTACCTAACAAACTCAAAGCAG ACCAAGCTCCTCACGCAGTATGTGTTGAACTTGGCAAAGTATGATCAGAACTATGACATCAGAGATCGTGCGCGCTTCATTCGTCAGCTCATTGTTCCTACTGACAAGAGTGGAGCTCTGAGCAAATATGCCAAGAAGCTGTTCCTGGCCCTCAAACCTGCTCCTGTGCTGGAGTCTCCATTTAAAG ACAGAGACCATTTCCagctgggctctctctctcacctgctcaACACCAAAGCAGGCGGCTACCAAGAGTTGCCTGAATGGCCCGACTCAGCACCCGACCCCTCCGTGCGCAACGTGGAG GTTCCAGAGTGGAGTAAATGTACCAGCAGGAAGGAGCGTAAGGAGAAGAAGGTGGAAAAGCCATTCTACTCTGACTCGGAGGGAGAATCTGGACCCACAGAGTCAGCTGACAGTG AGTCAGATTCAGGTAGTAGGTCAGAGAGTGACAGTGAGCAGACTGGTTCTGGCTCAGAGAGTGAAGAGAGTGTGGAGGAATCACagtctgaggaagaggaggatgaagaagaggagaagatgaagaaaaagaagaaagtagACAAGAGCCAACCAAAGAAATCTGAGAGTGCTGAGAG TGATCAAAGCAGTGGAgaggagcagaaaaaagaaaggaaaggagtCAAACAGCGGAGAAGCGGCTCTGAGTcggagagtgaggaggagagcGAGTCTGAGAGCAGCGAGTCAGAGTCAGGATCAGAGGAAGACTCAGAGTCAGATACAGACaccaggaagaagaagaag ACACCTGCATCAAAGCCAACTGCAAAGGATACcaaaaaagagagcaagaaagagaccAAGGAAATATCACTGCTGGATCTGGATGACT TTGCACCTACTTCCTCACCTCAAGTGACTCCAGTAAACAACTTCCTGTCCAGCAGCCTGGCAAGTGATCTAGAGGGGTTGTCACTCACTGACACTGTACTCGCCCCCACC ACCATCGCGCCATCGGCCTCCGTGAGGATGTACGAGCTGTTGCACCGAATCACGGGCGAGGGTCTGGGAGTGGAGTACTGCTTCAACAGGCAGGCCTTCAGCCCTGACCCACACATGGTGGCTGTGCAGATCCACTTCACCAACAACACCAGCTGTGAGACAAAGAACCTGCACATAGAAGAACCCAAACTGCAGTCCGGCATGAGGATCAAGGAGTTCCCGGAAATCG ATATGTTACCTGCTGGAGAATCAGTTAGTGTGGTAATGGGCATCGATTTTTGTGACTCCACGCAAGCAGCCAATTTCCAGCTTTG CACCCACACCCGGAAGTTCTTCGTGTCAATCCAGCCACCGGTGGGAGAGCTGATGACACCTATCTTTCTGACAGAGAATGAGTTTAAGAAGGAGCAAG GTCAGTTAATGGGAATGAATGAAATCTCAGACAAGCTGACCCTCGGGGAGAAGTGTCAGAACGATCATTCCATCATAGAGCGGGTCAACGCCACGGCTAACCTCGGCAGGGTACCCTGTGGCTCTGACAAAGACTGCAG tcttcctgttcctcctccatcttctccacCTGTGTCCAGGTTCGCTGGCAAGACGGTGAGCAGCGGAAGCCTTGTGCTGGTCACCGTTGCCAgaaaggaagggggaggggcccAGCTCACGGTGAACTGTGAAAAGATGGTGATTGGTACAATGCTCATGAAGGACATCCTCCACGCCCTGATGCAGTGA
- the LOC113571413 gene encoding AP-3 complex subunit beta-2 isoform X6 codes for MSSSSAFNDEKGGSSSVGEPEYGHDPASGGIFSSDYKRHDDLKEMLDSNKDSLKLEAMKRIVAMVARGKNASDLFPAVVKNVACKNIEVKKLVYVYLVRYAEEQQDLALLSISTFQRGLKDPNQLIRASALRVLSSIRVTIIVPIMMLAIKEAASDMSPYVRKTAAHAIPKLYSLDPEQKDQLIEVIEKLLADKTTLVAGSVVMAFEEVCPERIELIHKNYRKLCNLLIDVEEWGQVVIINMLTRYARTQFLNPNINESLLEEGGEKEFYASDDDEDDEEKKAEAAALAKRKPYVMDPDHRLLLRNTKPLLQSRNAAVVMAVAQLYFHLAPKAEVGVIAKALVRLLRSHSEVQYVVLQNVATMTIKRRGMFEPHLKSFYIRSTDPTQIKILKLEVLTNLASETNISTILREFQTYIKSMDKDFVAATIEAIGRCATNIGEVRDTCLNGLVQLLSNRDELVVAESVVVIKKLLQMQPEQHSEIIKHMAKLIDNIQVPMARASILWLIGEYCEHVPKIAPDVLRKMAKTFTNEEDIVKLQILNLAAKLYLTNSKQTKLLTQYVLNLAKYDQNYDIRDRARFIRQLIVPTDKSGALSKYAKKLFLALKPAPVLESPFKDRDHFQLGSLSHLLNTKAGGYQELPEWPDSAPDPSVRNVEVKDSVPEWSKCTSRKERKEKKVEKPFYSDSEGESGPTESADSESDSGSRSESDSEQTGSGSESEESVEESQSEEEEDEEEEKMKKKKKVDKSQPKKSESAESDQSSGEEQKKERKGVKQRRSGSESESEEESESESSESESGSEEDSESDTDTRKKKKTPASKPTAKDTKKESKKETKEISLLDLDDFAPTSSPQVTPVNNFLSSSLASDLEGLSLTDTVLAPTTIAPSASVRMYELLHRITGEGLGVEYCFNRQAFSPDPHMVAVQIHFTNNTSCETKNLHIEEPKLQSGMRIKEFPEIDMLPAGESVSVVMGIDFCDSTQAANFQLCTHTRKFFVSIQPPVGELMTPIFLTENEFKKEQGQLMGMNEISDKLTLGEKCQNDHSIIERVNATANLGRVPCGSDKDCRFAGKTVSSGSLVLVTVARKEGGGAQLTVNCEKMVIGTMLMKDILHALMQ; via the exons GTAAAGaaacttgtgtatgtgtatttggtACGATATGCCGAGGAGCAACAGGACCTGGCTCTACTCTCCATCTCTACTTTCCAGCGGGGACTCAAG GATCCTAATCAGCTGATCCGTGCAAGTGCCTTGCGTGTCCTCTCCAGCATCAGAGTCACTATCATCGTGCCCATTATGATGTTAGCCATTAAAGAGGCTGCCTCTGATATGTCTCCATATGTCCGTAAGACGGCTGCCCATGCCATCCCCAAGCTCTACAG CTTGGACCCTGAGCAGAAGGACCAGTTAATTGAGGTCATTGAAAAGCTGCTTGCTGATAAGACCACC ctGGTAGCAGGCAGTGTAGTAATGGCATTTGAAGAGGTGTGTCCAGAGCGGATTGAGCTGATCCATAAGAACTACCGTAAACTCTGTAACCTGCTCATCGATGTGGAGGAGTGGGGTCAGGTGGTTATCATCAACATGCTCACCCGCTATGCCAGGACCCAGTTCCTCAACCCCAACATTAAT gaGTCCCTGctggaggagggtggagagaagGAGTTTTACGCCTCTGacgatgatgaggatgatgaagagaaGAAGGCTGAGGCAGCTGCTCTGGCCAAGAGAAAGCCTTACGTTATGGACCCTGACCACAGACTGTTGCTCAGGAACACCAAGCCCCTTCTCCAGAGCCGCAACGCTGCT gtgGTGATGGCCGTAGCTCAGCTCTATTTCCATCTTGCCCCTAAGGCTGAAGTGGGCGTCATTGCTAAGGCTCTAGTGAGGCTGTTGAGGAGccacag tgaAGTTCAATATGTAGTTCTACAAAATGTTGCCACCATGACGATTAAAAGGAGG GGAATGTTTGAGCCACACCTGAAGAGCTTCTATATAAGGTCTACTGATCCCACACAGATCAAAATTCTCAAG CTTGAAGTTTTAACCAACTTGGCAAGTGAAACAAACATATCTACCATTCTGAGAGAGTTCCAG ACCTACATCAAAAGCATGGACAAAGACTTTGTGGCAGCCACTATCGAGGCCATTGGCCGCTGTGCCACCAACATCGGGGAGGTGAGAGACACCTGCCTGAACGGCTTGGTGCAGCTCCTCTCAAACAGAGATG AGCTGGTCGTAGCTGAATCTGTGGTGGTAATTAAGAAACTCCTGCAGATGCAGCCCGAGCAGCACAGTGAAATCATCAAGCACATGGCCAAGCTCATTGATAACATACAG GTGCCGATGGCCAGAGCCAGCATCCTGTGGCTGATCGGCGAGTACTGTGAACATGTGCCTAAAATTGCTCCTGATGTTCTGCGGAAAATGGCCAAGACCTTCACCAATGAGGAGGACATTGTCAAGCTTCAAATCCTCAACTTGGCTGCTAAGCTCTACCTAACAAACTCAAAGCAG ACCAAGCTCCTCACGCAGTATGTGTTGAACTTGGCAAAGTATGATCAGAACTATGACATCAGAGATCGTGCGCGCTTCATTCGTCAGCTCATTGTTCCTACTGACAAGAGTGGAGCTCTGAGCAAATATGCCAAGAAGCTGTTCCTGGCCCTCAAACCTGCTCCTGTGCTGGAGTCTCCATTTAAAG ACAGAGACCATTTCCagctgggctctctctctcacctgctcaACACCAAAGCAGGCGGCTACCAAGAGTTGCCTGAATGGCCCGACTCAGCACCCGACCCCTCCGTGCGCAACGTGGAGGTGAAGGATTCT GTTCCAGAGTGGAGTAAATGTACCAGCAGGAAGGAGCGTAAGGAGAAGAAGGTGGAAAAGCCATTCTACTCTGACTCGGAGGGAGAATCTGGACCCACAGAGTCAGCTGACAGTG AGTCAGATTCAGGTAGTAGGTCAGAGAGTGACAGTGAGCAGACTGGTTCTGGCTCAGAGAGTGAAGAGAGTGTGGAGGAATCACagtctgaggaagaggaggatgaagaagaggagaagatgaagaaaaagaagaaagtagACAAGAGCCAACCAAAGAAATCTGAGAGTGCTGAGAG TGATCAAAGCAGTGGAgaggagcagaaaaaagaaaggaaaggagtCAAACAGCGGAGAAGCGGCTCTGAGTcggagagtgaggaggagagcGAGTCTGAGAGCAGCGAGTCAGAGTCAGGATCAGAGGAAGACTCAGAGTCAGATACAGACaccaggaagaagaagaag ACACCTGCATCAAAGCCAACTGCAAAGGATACcaaaaaagagagcaagaaagagaccAAGGAAATATCACTGCTGGATCTGGATGACT TTGCACCTACTTCCTCACCTCAAGTGACTCCAGTAAACAACTTCCTGTCCAGCAGCCTGGCAAGTGATCTAGAGGGGTTGTCACTCACTGACACTGTACTCGCCCCCACC ACCATCGCGCCATCGGCCTCCGTGAGGATGTACGAGCTGTTGCACCGAATCACGGGCGAGGGTCTGGGAGTGGAGTACTGCTTCAACAGGCAGGCCTTCAGCCCTGACCCACACATGGTGGCTGTGCAGATCCACTTCACCAACAACACCAGCTGTGAGACAAAGAACCTGCACATAGAAGAACCCAAACTGCAGTCCGGCATGAGGATCAAGGAGTTCCCGGAAATCG ATATGTTACCTGCTGGAGAATCAGTTAGTGTGGTAATGGGCATCGATTTTTGTGACTCCACGCAAGCAGCCAATTTCCAGCTTTG CACCCACACCCGGAAGTTCTTCGTGTCAATCCAGCCACCGGTGGGAGAGCTGATGACACCTATCTTTCTGACAGAGAATGAGTTTAAGAAGGAGCAAG GTCAGTTAATGGGAATGAATGAAATCTCAGACAAGCTGACCCTCGGGGAGAAGTGTCAGAACGATCATTCCATCATAGAGCGGGTCAACGCCACGGCTAACCTCGGCAGGGTACCCTGTGGCTCTGACAAAGACTGCAG GTTCGCTGGCAAGACGGTGAGCAGCGGAAGCCTTGTGCTGGTCACCGTTGCCAgaaaggaagggggaggggcccAGCTCACGGTGAACTGTGAAAAGATGGTGATTGGTACAATGCTCATGAAGGACATCCTCCACGCCCTGATGCAGTGA